atgtcttttttgtcgtcagtctaatctaaagacctgtgtgatgtttactTGTGAAgaacttgagtttttgttaaaaggcgtgtccatggcgccgtgacgaagttcgatgtctcgccatgggaataaaagatgttataactcaggcataaaatgtacGATCTtgatcaaacttcacatgtgtgataagggtcctagCCTGAaaagatctgaaggccaatattccatcgggtgtggcaaaatggctcgatagcgccacctatacactttcaacggagtgtgtattcactttcaacggagtgtgtctcgagctatgtttcatgtacatgtacaaaaatcggtacacacatgtaacacaccaatatctacgaaaaagtctcttgttacgaaatccgaatcccaacaggaagtcagttatttagaattttctctgcaaaattggcgttgtttttgccatttttttaggGGTTGTACttaaacaaactcctcctagagatgtattcagatcaacaccaaacttggtcagttaaatcttaaggcctttgagatgttaaatggtgaagatcttgaggtttcgttaaagggcgtgtccatggtggcctgacaaatttcgatgtttcgccatgaaaaaggaagttgctgtaactcagacatacaatgtccaatctgccccaaacttcacatattagataagacttctgcccttaacagatctacatgcccattttcagttatagtcatagcgccacctgctggcaacaggaagtgacatgttttaggctgcgacaaactactcctagaatttttttgagattaaagtattttttgtagtcagtctaatctaaaggcctgtgcaatgttaacttgttggagatcttgagtttttgttaaagggcgtgtccatggcgccatgacaaattttgatgtctcgcctcAGCAAGAGATGTTGTTggaactcaggcataatttgttcgatcttccccaaacttcacatgttcgataagagtcctgccctaaacacatttgaaggccaatattcaattataatgatagcaccacctgctggcaacaggaatattggcacatatatggagtaaactttgatatatttgacttatatttatgagtttaaatgcatatttctcaccgttcacctaattactaaagccacacgctgccggtgagcccgggtgcgagggcccgttcatcgctgcttgcagctttaatttggtttgtttttaaaatggatgTCAAGAGAGGAGAGGCTTGACAGCGTAAAAACATTTCAATctgataaacaaaatatattattaatcctttatttaaccaggaaacaACCTtactgagattaaaaatctcttttacagaagtgtcctggccaagataggcagcccagttatacaaatacaaatatatagtaGTCAACGtttaaagtggatcaaaacctttcataaaACTGGTCCTAGAACCAAAACAATACCCGATCTTGTCTTTATGACAACTTTGATGAACCTTTTTGAtctacttcaaatgttgactcctgaataaaaaaaagttctaagtttcatctgtgttttatttctgATAATTTTGTTTTGGCTAGTATAAGTTCTGAATAGTCAGTACCTTGATTTCAGCAggaaaattctattttatttattgatttatttatgttcTGAATGGCCAGTACTTTAAATTTTAGTTGACAAATTGACAGGTGAGTGAAGAGGTTAATTTCAAAcccttattataattattattaactcttaATCTTTTTTAGACGTACCTTCCACCCAGCAGAACTGTTACTATCTCCTTTGTCCTTAAAATACGGCACTGTTTTGACCATCCAATCGTAGATCTGCGCCAGAGTAAGTCGTTTTTCTGGCGAGTTTTCAATCGCCTGGCTGATCAGATCCGCGTAGGACTGATTACCCCAGGCATTACGCCTGGAAGAGCCTTTCCGAGGCGTAGCTCCGCCCACTCCAGCGATAATCCCGCCCTCCGAGGCCGCGACTTTCTCAGGCTCGGATATGATTGGCTGAGGCTCGTGTTTATCTTCCTCTGTGGGTGGAGTTCCAGCAGCAGACTCTGAGCCGTCGGCCCCCCCAGTTTTGACAGCTGAGATGTCGGGTCTAGGCAGCGGCCACGTACATGACCTCGGTCTGCTCTGCGGCTCAAAATCTGGGTCAATCGGGGGAACGTTTTCGTCCTCCATTATGAGATGCAATCCAGATAATTTCAGAGCAAGGCTGGATTTCAGTGAACAAATTTTGAtgcgaagtaaaaaaaaaaaaaaaaaaaaaaaaacaagactggGCGTTGAAAAGTAAGAGTACAACTATTTATAagtaaaataatcttgtttagaaaatattttttttttttaatatattacactACAGTATAAATCATCCGTACTGAATTTAACTGCGACTGTCTGGAGCGTAACGGAGCACATTCGTAATAATCTGAACACACCAATATAGCGTCAATTAATCCTCAGATTGGAGATTAAAGGGGCCAAATAATCTCCTTAATAGTAACTAACATAAACCTTCTGATTTACATAGAGGAAACGAGGATAGAAGGGGGTCTCTTTGTTTAATGGAGAAAGAACAAAGGAAATTCACTACACATCAAAACAGCTGGATTGTCAAAAGATAAACCACAGTAAAGGAGGACGCCCTGGAGTGACAAGGGATGATCTATGAACTGTTGTATATAATTAAACActcttttacagaaaaaaaaatctaattgaggCATTGAAGTAGGTGAAATCGCAAAACCAATCATAAGATGCGCTGTAATTGCTAAAATAACCACCTCCCACTGGTTCCTATTATAGCAGCTAATGGTTGATTGGCTTTCGCAATTAGACTTTAGACAGGAAAAAAACGAGTAAACCAGCTTACAAACTCTACAAAAAGAGCAATAAATCACCTTAATATGATCGCATCAAGTCGTACACTAATCTTTCCTGTAAACTGAGTGTATTTCTATACTATGTAAGAATACTGTCCTTGTAAACGAATTCAAGTGAATGGGAATTACTTGTTACAGCTGCCTGTCAAAGTCAACAAAGTCACGTTATTTAATTAATCGGGATCCATTCCGaggttaaaaacataaaaaatataggtttaaaatgatttaagtGCACCCCACTTAAATGCGTTAAGCAAGATTGTTAAATCGCCAAAATAATCCGTACGTAAAACTTAAATCATAACGataaaaattttacattaaaaaaaaataaaaagtactaaGACAATATCTTACAGGAGTGCTCTATCATAACGGGTAGTTTTtaccatacaataaaaaaagctGTGTTATTTTCGTTCAAGTGTGCACGGTCCTCCACGCTGTGTGCTGGCGCGTGTCACCATCTGCCATGTTCCTCGAGACGCGGCTACACACGATGCTCGCTCGCGCCGAGCGAATCCGTTCCGTTGAAGGCTTCCAGTATCCCAATAACGGTCGATGTGTTCTCCGAAAAGACAAAAAGGCGCCGCCTGTCCGCTTCTTGAACTCGATCGCCGGCTACTCGGCCTCTGGGACAAAACTCAAAAGCGTAGTTTTACTACTGCGAGAGTAACTAAATGGCCACCTAGTTAGCCAACTCCAGTTTTTATGAGTTATTATCCCTCCGGTAAAAGTCGAAGAAACCCGCTTCTCTTCAATAACTTGGCGGTTTGTTAAAATTACCGCGGAATCGCTTCTCTTCTGCTGTTAATGAAGATAAACAAACAGCTATTCCTCGTAGatctttcttgttttgttttgttttgactcgAGGCGAAGACTCCCTTCTGACGTCTGTTTACCACTGCCAGACAACGCGGCGTGCGCATGCGCCGAGAGTgttgatgggaaatgtagtcagTCTTGGGATAGGTTGTGCACCGTAAACACGACCGGGGGAAACCGGTCCGTGATCCCGAAAAAAGACTGAGCACGCAAAATGTTATGTAATAGTTTCTCAAGAAGTGTGTCTGTGCGAAAGTGGGTCCTGGCTGGGgcaatttctttgtcattttaggATCTCTAGGTTGTTATGAAGCAGGAGGAGATTCCCAAATCCAATGAAGGAATGCCTTGTGCGGGATCCCCTGACCTCATGCCGCCCACGTTTTTTCGATGAAACTGCAATctcattttttaattaagataaagtggatgaaagttatttttatattagaagATGTTTACATCAGAGAGACGATGTAAAGAAAGAGTCGTCATTATCTGAAATCCTCACGTGGTTTGATTTCTTAGGTAGTTTTTAAATGAAAGTTCATACATTAAATGTGCATGCCCCCTCAGTGGGGTTGTCTATCCTCATTTGAATTTAGTCATGTTAAATCTGAATTCTACTCGTAAATGCATTGTTCTTTTTTTAGGTCAGCCGTTGCTCATATGCAAGTTTTTAAATGCATAGGGATGAGCCACGAGAACTACAATACCCACAGGACCTTCCCAGGCATTACCCCTGTTCCCAGAATTGCTGTGGGCGGTAGAGGACACAAAGTATGATGCAATTCTTCAGCCTTTTGTTGTCTGATTAAGTAGTTGTATTAATTTAGATATCATTTTAattgataatttttttgtttcctttgacTAAATATACAATCCACGTtatagtgtgtgtgcattttcaaaaaaaaaaaagttatgcataAAAGTAGGCCTACAAAAAGTCATTACTGCAGAATGACAGAAACGTGAAATTAAATAATAGAAATCATAATTTTGTGGTGGAAATATACGTCTAGATTTACATTTCTTCCCTAACTTGCCCGATGATGTTACATAAACATTAATCAGTCAAAGTGGAGTAAATTACTTCACAATTTTACCATTTTCCAAACAGTCATTTCTGATTATCTTCAATGCataaatgtttccaaaataaattcaataaaattctTATTGCTTAATTAATTTGACTGGCCAGTTGTGATgtcatgtatttaattattatatatatatatatatatatatatatatatatatatatatatatatatatatatatatatatatatatatagtttgtgttGAATGTATGCGGATATGATACTTCAGAAAATTTGCATAACTAAGTTAATAAATCACTATGTATAAATCACTGACTAGGTTACCATTATTTTGTGGGAGtgatttattacaaaaatatatatattccacatCTATCGCTGGTTTAAAGTGTCCTCCCAGCCTCTTAATTTTCAAGCGAAAGGAATATTTGGAGGATATACAGTAAGTGAAACTGAGCAATGTGTTAAAAAAGACTACATTGATTAAGCTACATAATATTGATATTTCATAACCTTTGTTTTTTAAAGAGAATTTCATAATTTGACTAATTATTGGCGAAGTTATagtataataatgaataaagaaataaataatagtgaTTGTTGTGTGCGACAGCCAGCACTGGTGGGCGCTGTGATATTTCTGACGCCACACAGATGGTCGCTCTGATTGGTCGAGAACTGAGCGCCTCGTCCAATGACTAGAATGTCACCGTTTTCAAATCTACTCTGAAAACGCTCGGCCTGGTGATTAGAGACCTGGTAAGATGATGATAATGCTTTCTAAAGGTTTTGATctgcttattattataattttttagaatCTGTGtcgtttgtttgttgattttcgGATGTGGCTTATTACTAATATTCCGTGTCAACGGTTATATTTGTGTCACCATAGCAAAACATTCGTTGCAGTTGTTTCTTCTAGtatttttgttctgttatgtaacGTAATTATCAGACATGCTCATATTACTTAACTATACTGTTCTATGCTAAATGTGATAGTTTGGTGTTTATATTTAGACCAGTTTTCAGGGAATTCAGCCTCGTGCTTCCTTTTGTAACAAATGTGTCATCCATTGTGAAATGTGTGATTGTCAGTAAGTAGGTTTCAGGAAGCTACATAATAAATCAAAGTCTGAATTCCTTTCAGAGACCCGCCTGCTATTGAAATGGAGAGCTTTCTAAGGCGGAAGCTTGCCCAGGCCGGCTCATCTCTTCAAAAACCTGTTTCCTCTTACCAGCCTATCAAATTGCCAGATTTGTGTTCTAGTTTCTATTCAATTGCAGATGAACCTTTTCCTCAAGTGTCTGGATTTCTTGATGACACCGTCGGCCCAtcctttcttttaaatgaaacagGAACTGTGTTGAATTCCCCTGCTTGCACGCCATCAGAAAAGCATGCAAAAAATAAGGATGAAGGAGTTTTAGCACCCAGAAAAGAGACTACCAATGACTCTGGCCTTAATTGCTCTCTTGGAGCACATTGTCAGTCGGCAAATGTAAGCATGTCTACTAGATCGCCACAGAATGAGAAAGACATTACCAGTGCAACAGCGGGCAAAGCAGATGGTGACTGCAATGATGCCACGGCATCCATTACATCTTTAGAGAAATCTGATTTAATTAGTGTAGAGTTGAAGAACAGCACTTTTGAAGTGTCCCATGACTCGAAAGAACGGTCTGACGCTGGTATTAATGCAACTGTTGATCTACACAACATCAgtaagaagaacagcatttttgaGTCTCAGGAGCCAAAGGAGGGGTCTGACCCTATACTTAATTCAACAGTGGATATTGATGACCCTAATACAAAGACAGAGACCGGAAACACCACTGTTGAACTGGTCCAGTCACATGACCCTAAAGAGGGACCTGACACTGGGGTTAATACAACTGTGGATATTCCTCTTCTAGACAGAGCACAATCTAAAACTAATGCATGTGATGATAACACTGTACCATTaaacactactactactacagaaCAGCCAAATGAAACCTTGAAGGAACTATAGACATACAGCCACAAGAAAAACTGGATGCTAGTATTAACTCTACTGAggttaatacaataaaaaacacagaggaAGCTCATTTTAACATCAATGAAACTGTTGATATTGTGGAGCAAATAGCCAGTGCTCCTCTTCAACCCTCTGGTGAGGTCGAACAATCAAACTCTGTTCCTATAAAACCACTTGAAATGATTAAACATAATACAACCACTGATCTTATCCCCCCAGAAAATCTAGTTTTGAAGGACACCCACTGTTGAAATAAAGCCCTTGAGTATAGAATTAGCTGACCAGGTTAATGCTGCTTCTAACTCTGTAGGTGTCACTCAACCAACCTCTAACATCAGAGAAACAGAAGCTGAGATAAGCACCACAGCATTTGTTTGCTCTGTCGACGCTCCCGATGATGCTCCTGAGCTTCAAGCATCAGAGGAGcatcacaaaaaaacatcaaGCCCCGGATCGGCGGACGCTGAGTCTGTTCCCTCTTCTGATATGGGAAATATCAGCAgaaatagtattttttgtttaGATGACACATTAGACCTGAAGACAAGCTTCCTGGTTACATCCACGCCTATCGTTTTTGGCAAAGAATCCAGATTTGAGATCATGAGAGACGTGAAGCCCAGAAAGAGGCTGTCTGTGATCAACAGCATCGAGGCCCAGTCGAATGATGAGCTTGTTTGTGCAAGTAATCACGATGGAACTGATGCTGTGCAGGCGACTGAGAGCTCGAGTCAGAGTCAGAAAGTCTCAGCAGCATGCACTTTAAGTCACTGTGCATCAGAACCAGCCAATGAGAACAAGCGTCCCACAAAACTTCCAATCAAAAGACAGCTTCCTCAGCTTTCCTCTAAGCTGAGTTATCCTAAATCCAGTCTTCCTCCAAGGCCTCAGTTGTCAGTGAACTCCACGGTAGCTGTCAAACCAAAGACTCTCCAAGGGCCGCCGGCCCCCGCATCAGCCTGATGCATCATCCACCACCCTGCTTGGCAACAGGAAGACGCTACAGATGAACAAGGGCAAGAACATCGCTCCTATCAAGAACATAGCATCAGCTGGCACTGTTAAGGTATGAAACTCAATGCTTTATGTTGTTATGAATCAGTCAGCTGGTTACAAACATTGCTCttgtatatttctgttttttctttatttaaaacagacCTCTATGGTTTCTCCCGTCACTGGATATAACTTCACTGCTGGTAAGTGGCTTGTACACAATGGTACACATTTCATACATTTGcgtaattatattattgttaaagCGTTTGAggtcaaagtgacagtaaatacatttgtaatgttacagaaaaaattcaatttcaaataaatgctgtttttttttttttttacttgctgttcattcaaataattctgatattAAGTTTCCATCATAAATATGATCATCATAAATAGCttagtccttagccatcttcaagaatcggcttaaaacatatctcttccatctttatttgaccctctaactctagcactctttATACTAATTCCATTCTTTAAAAAAGACTTGCtcgtttttcttcattttttttgtattcttttgtgtgttcttttcatttattatacaattcacaaaaagcaaaaaggcctctaacacttgGCTCGCTCTGTTCGTTTTCTATTctttcggttttctttttatttattatgcaatataaaaaagccccttgctacgtgtactgtgttaagctaactgagacttgttatagcacttgtatatcattactcttttgttgattttgattacttcctttgtaagtcactttggataaaagcgtctgctaaatgactaaatgtaatgtaaatattaagcaacacaactgtttttaaacattaataataagacgtgtttcttgagcaacaaatcagcacattagaatgatttctgaaggaccatgtgacactgaagtaatcaCTGCTGTTCAGtgttgcaatcacaggaatagattacatgctaaagtatattaaaaatgaaagcttatactttaaattataatgatatttcacagtattactgtttttactatatttttgataaagAGCATaacaacccaaacttttgaacagtaatggtacataactgttttgtttgtttgctagCTGCTTGTTGTATTATAAATATCAATTATGTATTCTGTAAACTGTAATGTGATTTGCAGTTGCAAAACCTTCAAGCTCTGGAATACAGCAAATGAAACCATCAGGACTACAGCCGCCAACTCGTAAAAGACCGGCTCTCAAGACCCCTCAGACCACACGATCCTCTGTAGAAACCATTCAGACTCAGCCTAGTAATAAATCGACAGGATTACCAGGTACTTTTCACTGAAAGTTTTTCTTGATTGTATCTTCAAGATTTTAGTTAATATAAGGTTTGCTGATTACATATTTAATGCAAATTTTATACCTAGGAAATATGATTATGTAAATGAAGGGCTCTGATTTTATGTAATGATTTGTTATTATTTCCTTTAATTTTATCTATGAAAGGTATGAGGACGAGGAATTCACTGCTTCCCAGTGTGGGCCAAAAGCACTTGAACAATGATGGTTTGCCTTCGGCAAAGAGAAAAAGAATTGGTGCGATCATTTGTCCTTTTTCATTTGCCTTTATCAAATACAGCAATGCTAACTGTACAAGTGAAACCtgataaataacagaaatatttcTAATACTTTCAGAGGTTCTACAACACCTTTTAACCACAACATCTTTAATAAAACCAAACTCAAAGCCAAACATGAGTACTAACGTAATACTTATCTCTGGTGTATCTCCTCTTGTGGTGTAGGGTTACAAAATTATGTAGCTTTAACTAATAAGAGCAATTTTGGTGCAGACTAAaggttacattttttatgttgctTTGTATAATACCACttaaaagttttcatttatacCTTTTAAAACTATGATTATTGTAAATgccaatgttttatgtttatttaaaaatgaaaagactTGGGGTGTATCAAAGCAACATTCAAAAGCTTTATAGTCtgaaaaatgtagaaaattgCCGCCCTTTGCCTTAAGCCACATAGACTGATCTCAACAGGATTTCTCAGAATATATcattattgcaaaaaaattaaaaaatccatAATCTTGTCTGAAGCCATTGGGAGACTGGGCGAGAAAATTGAGTCATCAAACAGAGTTGTCTCTAGCAGTTCTTTACACGATGGCTGCCTGATTGCAGTAGCTGTAATCCAGACTGATTGATATTCTTGTGAAGTGCGCAGTAATAGCCTTGCTGAAAGGACTAGTGCATTTGGAGCTTGTTGTCCAAAGACTTTTTAATTCATGCTTATAAGGgagttgtgtgtgtgcatgtctcccCAATGagtcttttcattcattttgaaatGGAGATTTGAAGTGCTGTTCAAAACTCATTTACAGGGTGGTATGCTGGCATGCATGCCACCATAAGAATGCATTGTACTAAttaagatgcaaaaaaaataacagcacaaaaatgcaattaaactgatcaaacataTGATTAAGGAATTATAAAGAGTTTCGAAATACTATTTCGGTTTTAAAATATGGTCTGTTATACTGTTCATTGAAAGGTTCACACTGTTTTGGCCATCTCAAAATGTGGATTTATTAGTCATTTAATGAAACCGCCCAAATGAGGACCTCAGTGGAGTCCATTTTTTAAACTAGACCTTTGATGTACTCGTCCTCTTTTGTCCACTTCTCCCTATCTCTCCATCCTGGTTTGGTCAAGTTTTGCCAATTAAGAGCCACTTTCAACTGTGCTAAACATAGGATGAAAGTTTTCTCTGTACCACACTGACTAGGTGACGCTTTTGATGATGGTCTTCACTAGTAAAGAAAGCCAtctatggttaaaaaaaaaaaaaagtgcagcattTG
This DNA window, taken from Carassius auratus strain Wakin chromosome 14, ASM336829v1, whole genome shotgun sequence, encodes the following:
- the LOC113114530 gene encoding uncharacterized protein LOC113114530 encodes the protein MESFLRRKLAQAGSSLQKPVSSYQPIKLPDLCSSFYSIADEPFPQVSGFLDDTVGPSFLLNETGTVLNSPACTPSEKHAKNKDEGVLAPRKETTNDSGLNCSLGAHCQSANVSMSTRSPQNEKDITSATAGKADGDCNDATASITSLEKSDLISVELKNSTFEVSHDSKERSDAGINATVDLHNISKKNSIFESQEPKEGSDPILNSTVDIDDPNTKTETGNTTVELVQSHDPKEGPDTGVNTTVDIPLLDRAQSKTNACDDNTVPLNTTTTTEQPNETLKEL